CGCTCGTTTCAGTTCGTCAAACTCCGTTTTCCGAATAAACTGCTCTAACTCCACTTCCGCCGATCGCAATTCTGTCTCTACTTTCGGCAACCTTTCCTCTAAGGTTGCGATAATTGCCAGCAGACGACTCGTATTCAGATTCCGGCTTTGTTTAATTGTTTCTTCAATCAGTAATTCAGTAATCTTGTTGGCTTGAAATTTATTCTCTAAAGTCACCGTAATAATCAGCAAGTTCGGAAGCTTACTGTTATGTTTAATCGATGCTTGTTTTTGCAGTTCTTTCGGAGTAATACTAACTTTTGAGTGAGTGGCAATATTTTCTAAGACTTCGGGAGTTAGCAATAACTGTTCCGGATTTTCCTTCAGTTGTTCCCGTTGTGCCAGAATACTTTCCCCAGTTTCCGAGATCGTAATTTCAGGACTGGTAATTTGAAGAGCGGCTTGGAATTTGAAGGTCGTTAGCCCCGCCGGGGGTTGCATAATAGCGAATACTCCTCCTCCAGCCGCCCCTAAAAGAAGTCCGAGGGGAATGGCTAACCAATATTTTTCCAGGGCAATCTTATATTTTTTGATGAGAGGAGAAGTCATAGGAATTCTCAGAGGTGGAGGGTGGACAAAATATCAGGCTGGTGGGAAGATGCACTCTTTTTTACTGTAGCTTAGGATCGACTGGATTAGGGAGTCGGTGCGGGTGCTGGGGCTGCACTCGGTGCTGGAGTTGGACTGGGAGTTGTTCCGGGGCTTGGTGTCGCTCCGGGGCTGGGAGTTGTTCCGGGGCTTGGTGTCGTTCCTGGAGTTGGTGTTGGCGTTGGGCTGGGAGAGGGGGAATTATTGTTATTCAGGTTTGTATCGACGGTAAAAACATTAGTAATGTTATCGCGGAACTGTCGCCAGAACAGAAGGAAGGTTAAGACGTCTTGGAAGGGTCGAGTAATGCGCGTGAGGGTGGAACTGAGTCGAGCGAGTAAGTTGCGATCGACGACAATAATGTCGTTGTCGAGTAGTTCGATATGTTGCGATACATCTCCAGACAAGGCCTGTTTGCCATCAAGGGTATAAGTTACGACTTTACCTTGTTGGCGATCGAAGCGGATTAAGCCAATTTTCCGCAATTTGGTTTCTTCAAAGTTGGGACTAATGGCGACTAAAGCATCGAGAAAGGTGCTGCCATTGGGCAGAGTGAGGGAACTGACGGTATTGACGGTATTGCGAACGATATCAATGTCGATGGTCTGTTGCGATAAATTGGAGGTGGCAGCCAGTTGGCGATCGTAGTCAAGATCGTTGCGATCGCGTTCGGGAACGATAATAACGTCTCCATCTTCAAGGCGCACGTCGCGAGCGCGATAGCCGTATTTTAACGGAGTTAACAAATCTACGGTTGCTTCTAATACCGAACCATCCACTAAGGTACGGCGGACAATTATATGGCGCAGATCGGCAGCTTGAGTTGCTCCTCCAGCAATGGTTAAGGCATCGGCAACGAGGGGAAGAGGAACGGCTCCGATGGGATAGGTTCCCGGTTGCACGACTTCTCCAGTAATAATAGCTTCAACGGGTCGGCGATTGCCTAATGTGACCAATACTTCCGGTTCGATGACAAATTGATTGAAGCCAAATCGCAATTTTTCTTCGACTTCTTCTATGGTTAATCCTTTCATACTCACTCGCCCAATTAAGGGAGCGATCGCATTGCCTTGTAAATCAATGAGTGCTTGAAAATTTAAATCGGGAAAGTTAGGTACGTTAACGCTTAATGAATCTCCAGCTCCCAAACGATAAACATCAAATTCTGGCGGAATATTGACATCGGGATTGGTATCGAGATCGAGAATTGTCCCGCGATCGCGCAAACGCTCTCGTGCGTCTTCGAGCAGGCGATCGACTGAGGTCGGACTATCCACATCAACGGTCGGAACTTGAGCCATTGCCTGAGGTGGAATCAGCAAGCCCAGGGTAAGGGTAAAACTAATGGAGAGGGTTAGGCGTTCGGGAGCAGACATG
This window of the Roseofilum casamattae BLCC-M143 genome carries:
- a CDS encoding polysaccharide biosynthesis/export family protein, which translates into the protein MSAPERLTLSISFTLTLGLLIPPQAMAQVPTVDVDSPTSVDRLLEDARERLRDRGTILDLDTNPDVNIPPEFDVYRLGAGDSLSVNVPNFPDLNFQALIDLQGNAIAPLIGRVSMKGLTIEEVEEKLRFGFNQFVIEPEVLVTLGNRRPVEAIITGEVVQPGTYPIGAVPLPLVADALTIAGGATQAADLRHIIVRRTLVDGSVLEATVDLLTPLKYGYRARDVRLEDGDVIIVPERDRNDLDYDRQLAATSNLSQQTIDIDIVRNTVNTVSSLTLPNGSTFLDALVAISPNFEETKLRKIGLIRFDRQQGKVVTYTLDGKQALSGDVSQHIELLDNDIIVVDRNLLARLSSTLTRITRPFQDVLTFLLFWRQFRDNITNVFTVDTNLNNNNSPSPSPTPTPTPGTTPSPGTTPSPGATPSPGTTPSPTPAPSAAPAPAPTP